Proteins encoded together in one Balearica regulorum gibbericeps isolate bBalReg1 chromosome 3, bBalReg1.pri, whole genome shotgun sequence window:
- the TJAP1 gene encoding tight junction-associated protein 1 isoform X3, whose product MKLLQHENEELRRRLTYVTNKMEAMERELESGQDYLEMELGQNREELEKFKDKFRRLQNSYTASQRTNQDLEEKLHALIKKAEMDRKTLDWEIVELTNKLLDAKTTINKLEELNERYRQDCNLAVQLLKCNKSHFRNHKFADLPYELQDMVNKHLHSTQESSGPGQEATHTLAPSDVVPTSVIARVLEKPESLVLNSAKSSSGSCPMAEDVFVHVDMSGAPPDACNSAGQMGKEGGDAGKQQNGGCKPQSSVESMPEEVPAFEKLSPYPTPSPPHPMFPGRKVIEFSEDKVRIPKNSPLPNCTYATRQAISLSLVQSEDESCDRHRTLPNSPASEGRRSASSCSCQQSPKAARAHGSSQSSPFSSPPQIPSAFASSASSEEDLLANWQRMFVDKAPPTSERVLMNRTAFSRDTAPELQKRFSRSMQELGRAASAYSDGEESAQSCSWTVSRDSSMDTDSTESRARRSHFSSDYGTDFSQDEAQKLLQGSSGGTAEPGSPSPEKHKDYVDLGLPESPAEEKEMLLQGSKESNQGGAQEESGEGRVKPPFSRPHRSPKRMGVHHLHRKDSLTQAQEQGNLLS is encoded by the exons GTTGCAGAACAGCTACACTGCTTCCCAGAGAACCAACCAAGACCTGGAGGAGAAGCTGCATGCCCTG ATTAAAAAGGCAGAGATGGACCGCAAGACGCTGGACTGGGAGATTGTAGAGCTCACTAATAAATTGCTTGATGCCAAAACCACCATCAATAAGCTGGAGGAACTCAAT GAACGCTATCGACAGGACTGTAACCTTGCAGTACAGCTGCTCAAGTGTAACAAGTCCCACTTCAGGAACCATAAGTTTGCTGAT CTTCCCTATGAGCTGCAGGACATGGTCAATAAGCATTTGCACAGCACTCAGGAATCCTCAGGCCCTGGTCAAGAGGCAACTCACACCTTGGCTCCATCTGATGTTGTGCCCACCTCAGTCATTGCCAGAGTCTTGGAGAAACCAGAATCTTTGGTTCTGAATTCAGCCAAGTCTAGCAGTGGCAGCTGTCCCATGGCTGAAGATGTCTTTGTGCATGTGGACATGAGTGGAGCCCCTCCTGATGCCTGCAATAGCGCAGGGCagatggggaaggaaggaggagatgcGGGGAAACAGCAGAATGGTGGCTGCAAGCCGCAGAGCAGTGTGGAAAGCATGCCAGAGGAGGTGCCTGCCTTTGAGAAGCTAAGCCCATACCCTACACCCTCACCCCCCCATCCTATGTTCCCTGGGCGCAAAGTGATTGAGTTCTCTGAGGACAAGGTAAGGATCCCAAAGAACAGTCCCCTGCCCAATTGTACGTATGCTACGCGCCAGGCCATCTCCCTCAGCCTGGTACAGAGCGAAGATGAGAGCTGCGACAGGCACCGAACGCTCCCCAACAGCCCCGCTTCAGAAGGGCGCCGTTCGGCCTCCAGTTGTTCTTGTCAGCAGTCCCCCAAAGCAGCCAGGGCTCACGGCTCTTCCCAGAGTAGCCCGTTCAGCAGCCCTCCCCAAATCCCGAGCGCCtttgccagctctgccagctctgagGAGGACCTGCTGGCCAACTGGCAGCGTATGTTTGTGGACAAGGCACCCCCCACCTCAGAGCGGGTGCTGATGAACCGCACGGCCTTCAGCCGTGACACGGCCCCTGAACTCCAGAAGAGGTTCAGCCGTTCCATGCAGGAGCTGGGTAGGGCAGCCTCGGCTTACTCGGATGGTGAGGAgtctgcacagagctgcagctggacCGTGAGCCGCGACTCGAGCATGGACACAGACAGCACTGAGTCCAGAGCCCGCAGGAGCCATTTCTCCTCAGACTATGGTACAGATTTCTCCCAGGATGAAGCCCAGAAGCTGTTGCAGGGAAGCAGTGGAGGCACTGCTGAGCCTGGAAGCCCCTCACCAGAGAAGCACAAGGACTATGTGGATCTTGGCTTGCCTGAGAGCCCagctgaggagaaagaaatgttgctCCAGGGAAGCAAGGAGAGTAACCAAGGAGGTGCCCAAGAGGAAAGTGGAGAAGGCAGGGTGAAGCCTCCCTTCAGTCGGCCACATCGCAGCCCCAAGAGGATGGGGGTCCACCACTTACATCGCAAGGACAGTCTGACACaagcccaggagcagggcaaCCTTCTCAGCTGA